A single Gemmatimonas sp. UBA7669 DNA region contains:
- a CDS encoding KAP family P-loop NTPase fold protein — translation MWSDNEAVVDLLNVEHLVGAVLRVVKDDRLDPVTVGVYGDWGSGKSSVIHLLRERIATEPDLLAVYFNGWRFEGYEDAKAALASTILEQIQEEAEQPTGGKLAKVKTVVVDAVKAFWGRIDTLRLGKHALAVGANASIAAGAVALGATAAAPVTVAALVAAVLASLAASGKEIDGEQLAALIKAREAADAKEQRDTHVSVRDFHKAFAELVQKLNVKRLVVIVDDLDRCLPHNVIDTLEAIRLFLSAPKTAFVIAAEEGLIRDAVASRFAESPAAGGLDGRPRASVGARYLEKLIQVPVRVPPLSRSDLHGYLNLLFAEQREADAATFAQLCERVRASSSYDAVSFHAGNAKELLGRDVSDELRSDFLLAEQIAPVLALCAEGNPRQTKRFLNALVLRLQMSADRKVMLDRAIAAKMLLLEYFLPEMFRTLALDAAAHEGRAETLVDLEADVRGGAGDGTATPRAGAAVGTFAMQAAAMLDNERFRTWLRADPPLGTVDLRPYVYFANERFALPVGLAQRLSKAGSRALEQLLGDAESEQGAAAEVTAGLPLPEAAVILGELTARARGSGVDLQARTSPLHAMVAVAKKRPEVGTDVIAAILGLPYEVLPAGAAILIASLAPDPSLREPAVRALRTLSAQSRNPALSSAAASRLKTLESRAAAAAGR, via the coding sequence ATGTGGTCTGACAACGAAGCCGTCGTAGACCTGCTTAACGTCGAGCACCTCGTGGGTGCCGTGCTCCGCGTCGTCAAGGACGACCGGCTCGACCCGGTCACCGTGGGCGTCTACGGCGACTGGGGCAGTGGCAAGTCGAGCGTGATCCACCTGTTGCGCGAGCGCATTGCCACCGAGCCGGACCTGCTCGCCGTCTACTTCAACGGCTGGCGCTTCGAGGGATACGAGGATGCGAAGGCGGCCTTGGCCTCGACGATTCTGGAGCAGATCCAGGAGGAGGCCGAACAGCCCACTGGCGGAAAGCTGGCCAAGGTCAAGACCGTCGTCGTCGATGCGGTGAAGGCGTTCTGGGGGCGTATCGATACGCTGCGACTCGGCAAACACGCACTTGCGGTCGGCGCGAATGCCAGCATCGCGGCCGGCGCGGTCGCCTTGGGGGCGACCGCCGCGGCACCGGTCACTGTGGCCGCGCTGGTCGCGGCGGTGCTGGCATCGCTCGCGGCCTCGGGTAAGGAAATCGATGGTGAGCAACTGGCCGCGCTGATCAAGGCGCGAGAGGCGGCCGACGCGAAGGAGCAGCGCGACACGCACGTGTCGGTGCGCGACTTCCACAAGGCGTTTGCGGAGCTCGTCCAGAAGCTCAATGTCAAACGGTTGGTGGTCATCGTCGATGACCTCGACCGATGCCTCCCCCACAACGTGATCGACACGCTCGAGGCCATCCGGCTCTTCCTGTCGGCGCCCAAGACGGCCTTCGTGATCGCGGCGGAGGAGGGCCTCATCCGCGACGCCGTGGCGTCCCGGTTTGCGGAGTCGCCCGCCGCGGGAGGTCTCGACGGGCGCCCCCGGGCCTCGGTTGGCGCGCGCTACCTCGAGAAGCTCATTCAGGTACCCGTCCGCGTGCCCCCGCTCTCGCGGAGCGATCTGCACGGCTATCTCAACTTGCTTTTTGCGGAGCAGCGAGAGGCGGATGCCGCCACGTTCGCGCAGCTCTGCGAGCGCGTGCGCGCGTCGTCGTCCTATGACGCGGTGTCGTTCCACGCGGGGAACGCCAAGGAGCTGCTCGGTCGCGACGTCAGCGACGAACTCCGCTCCGACTTTCTCCTGGCGGAGCAGATCGCCCCGGTGCTCGCGCTTTGTGCAGAGGGCAACCCGCGGCAGACGAAACGCTTCCTCAACGCCCTGGTGCTCCGGCTCCAGATGTCGGCAGATCGCAAGGTCATGCTCGACCGGGCCATTGCCGCGAAGATGCTGCTCCTCGAGTATTTCCTGCCCGAGATGTTTCGGACCTTGGCGCTTGACGCGGCAGCGCACGAAGGCCGTGCCGAGACGCTCGTCGACCTCGAGGCCGACGTGCGGGGCGGCGCCGGAGACGGCACGGCCACGCCGCGGGCTGGTGCGGCTGTGGGGACGTTCGCCATGCAAGCCGCCGCGATGCTCGACAACGAGCGGTTCCGCACGTGGCTGCGTGCAGATCCGCCGCTCGGCACGGTCGACCTCCGGCCGTACGTCTACTTCGCCAACGAGCGGTTCGCGCTCCCGGTGGGGCTGGCCCAACGGTTGAGCAAGGCCGGATCACGAGCCCTCGAGCAGCTGCTGGGGGACGCCGAGTCGGAGCAGGGCGCGGCCGCCGAGGTGACGGCCGGTCTGCCGCTGCCGGAGGCCGCCGTCATCTTGGGCGAGCTCACTGCGCGGGCACGAGGGAGCGGGGTCGATCTGCAGGCGCGCACCTCCCCCCTGCACGCCATGGTGGCGGTTGCGAAGAAGCGGCCAGAGGTCGGCACCGACGTCATCGCGGCGATCCTCGGCTTGCCGTACGAAGTGCTTCCGGCCGGAGCC